From the genome of Chloroflexota bacterium, one region includes:
- a CDS encoding zinc ribbon domain-containing protein produces the protein MPYCVNCGAQIAEGVRFCSSCGNPVAQAATGSTPVPPPTAQVPPAGQTPYAPLPTSEAAAGIGQAKMLVLAAGGIYVLATVLALTLGNMLAILTALIAVGVIFGLGYMPLSKGQIQEARNGITIAAGLALAYLLINLFTGEFLAGVINSLAAVALGLARNQIK, from the coding sequence ATGCCATACTGTGTCAATTGTGGTGCTCAAATTGCAGAGGGCGTTCGTTTCTGTAGTTCGTGTGGTAACCCCGTAGCGCAAGCAGCTACGGGATCTACCCCAGTGCCTCCACCAACAGCACAAGTGCCCCCAGCAGGACAGACGCCATATGCACCCCTTCCGACTTCCGAAGCCGCTGCAGGTATCGGGCAAGCGAAAATGCTGGTGTTGGCAGCAGGTGGGATCTATGTATTAGCCACTGTGCTGGCGCTAACGTTAGGCAACATGTTGGCCATTTTAACCGCTCTCATTGCTGTGGGGGTGATCTTCGGTTTGGGGTATATGCCGCTTAGCAAGGGTCAGATCCAGGAAGCGAGAAATGGGATCACTATTGCTGCAGGTCTCGCTCTGGCTTACCTCTTGATTAATCTCTTCACGGGAGAATTCCTGGCGGGAGTGATCAATTCCCTTGCAGCGGTAGCTCTTGGGTTGGCCCGGAATCAGATCAAATAG
- a CDS encoding DNA lyase — translation MRLWSLHPCYLDAKGLVALWREGLLARKVLPGQTTGYRNHPQLERFRAQADPIAAIDQYLLAVYEEACHRGYRFDRSKIQPPPAWGKLLVTDGQLRYEFCLLKQKLKRRDPAHYEAIAEIDLPRPHPLFVVVSGDIASWERAKPLDLTGC, via the coding sequence ATGCGCCTATGGTCTCTGCATCCCTGCTATCTTGACGCTAAAGGATTGGTCGCGCTCTGGCGTGAAGGATTGCTCGCGCGCAAAGTATTGCCAGGCCAAACTACTGGATACCGAAATCATCCCCAGTTGGAACGGTTTCGTGCACAGGCAGATCCTATCGCAGCGATCGATCAGTACTTGCTAGCAGTATATGAAGAAGCATGCCATAGAGGGTATCGCTTCGATAGGAGCAAAATCCAACCACCGCCAGCATGGGGGAAACTGCTCGTTACTGACGGGCAATTGCGCTACGAATTTTGTCTGCTGAAGCAAAAACTGAAAAGGCGGGACCCAGCGCACTACGAAGCAATAGCAGAGATAGACTTGCCCAGGCCGCACCCTCTCTTCGTTGTGGTCAGCGGGGATATCGCGTCCTGGGAGAGGGCAAAACCTCTAGACCTGACAGGTTGCTAA
- a CDS encoding Zn-ribbon domain-containing OB-fold protein, producing MNVPRYWRTEQTRYGLIGEVCRACGKPIFPPRDVCPHCTEEGQDVHPFRGKGQVYSFSTIYDAPTGYTEYQPYTVALIKLDEGPLVTAQLTDVDNDQVHVGMPVEMVTRKIKEEGENGLIVYGYKFRPVLDTRPDRF from the coding sequence ATGAACGTACCGAGATATTGGAGAACAGAACAAACACGCTATGGGCTTATCGGCGAAGTATGCCGGGCATGCGGCAAGCCCATCTTCCCACCACGTGACGTCTGTCCACATTGTACGGAAGAGGGGCAAGATGTGCACCCTTTTCGTGGCAAGGGCCAGGTGTATTCCTTTTCGACCATATACGACGCCCCAACCGGCTACACGGAATACCAACCATACACCGTGGCCCTGATCAAGTTGGATGAGGGTCCGCTGGTGACTGCACAGCTTACCGATGTGGACAACGATCAAGTGCATGTCGGCATGCCTGTGGAAATGGTGACACGCAAGATCAAGGAAGAAGGCGAAAACGGGTTGATCGTGTATGGTTACAAGTTTCGACCCGTTTTAGACACTAGACCTGACAGGTTTTAG
- a CDS encoding thiolase domain-containing protein: MREVSIIGIGQTQVGELWERSLRDLAVDAIKAALKDAHLEWVEALYVGNMLSGECVAQQHLGALIADWSGLGNIEAVRVEAADASGAAALRMGYLAVASGVHDYVLVCGVEKMTDVDVETANAAWSSALDAEYEAFQGVTMPALAGLLMRRYMHEFGVQREDFAPFAVTAHANGANNPYAMFRSPISADAYAKAGMVVDPISMFDAAPLCDGAAAVVLCPSERTRDSSNRPVRIRASAVATDRLAVHSRREPLFLQAAYLSAQKAYLQAGVGPEDVNLFELHDAFTILAALSLEACGFADRGQAVHLAKEGGIARNGRIPISTMGGLKARGHPIGATGIYQIVELVMQLRGKAGANQIDCRLGMAQGLGGSGATAITHILEASS, encoded by the coding sequence TTGCGCGAAGTAAGTATCATCGGCATTGGTCAAACCCAGGTCGGAGAGCTTTGGGAACGATCTCTGCGCGATCTGGCGGTAGATGCAATCAAAGCGGCCTTGAAGGATGCTCATCTGGAATGGGTAGAAGCCCTGTATGTGGGCAACATGCTCTCAGGCGAGTGCGTTGCACAACAACACCTGGGAGCACTGATCGCAGATTGGAGTGGTCTGGGCAATATCGAAGCAGTGAGAGTGGAAGCTGCTGATGCTTCCGGCGCAGCGGCATTGCGCATGGGTTATCTTGCCGTGGCCAGTGGGGTGCATGACTATGTATTGGTATGCGGCGTAGAAAAGATGACCGATGTGGATGTAGAGACTGCTAATGCTGCCTGGAGTTCTGCGCTGGATGCTGAATATGAAGCTTTCCAGGGAGTCACGATGCCAGCATTGGCTGGATTGCTGATGCGTCGCTATATGCATGAGTTTGGTGTGCAGCGTGAGGATTTTGCGCCTTTCGCAGTGACTGCGCATGCCAATGGAGCGAACAATCCTTACGCCATGTTCCGTTCGCCCATTTCAGCCGACGCATATGCAAAGGCAGGCATGGTAGTGGATCCCATTAGCATGTTCGATGCCGCACCGCTCTGCGATGGTGCTGCAGCAGTGGTCCTGTGTCCCAGTGAGCGAACGCGCGATTCCAGCAACAGGCCGGTGCGTATCCGCGCTTCTGCTGTGGCTACGGATCGGCTAGCTGTACATAGCCGCCGGGAGCCCTTGTTCCTGCAAGCAGCTTACCTCTCGGCGCAGAAAGCCTATTTGCAGGCAGGGGTGGGGCCGGAAGATGTGAACCTTTTTGAGCTGCACGATGCATTCACTATCCTGGCAGCATTATCCCTGGAAGCGTGTGGTTTTGCTGATCGGGGCCAGGCCGTGCATCTAGCCAAGGAGGGAGGGATCGCGCGCAATGGGCGCATTCCCATTAGCACGATGGGTGGCTTGAAAGCGCGAGGCCATCCGATAGGCGCAACAGGAATTTATCAAATCGTAGAACTGGTGATGCAGTTACGGGGAAAGGCTGGCGCTAACCAGATTGACTGTCGTCTGGGCATGGCCCAGGGCCTGGGTGGAAGCGGCGCGACTGCTATCACCCATATCCTGGAAGCATCATCATGA
- a CDS encoding hydroxymethylglutaryl-CoA synthase codes for MKPLRDVGIVGYGAYIPRYRLPASEVSRVWMEGHAGLPIEEKSVPGLDEDTATMAIEAARNALVRAGIAAQEIRAVWIGSESHPYAVKPTSTIVAEAIGATPQVSAADWEFACKAGTEALQAAIALVGSGMADYAMAIGADTAQGRPGDALEYTTAAGGAAYIVGPREQSLAYLEGSYSYVTDTPDFFRRPYQHYPEHGGRFTGEPAYFKHITHAVEALLHELGYTPKDFAAAVFHQPNTKFPQRVAQMLGFSKEQIRVGLLAPKIGNTYAASSLLGLAAVLDEARPGDRILLASFGSGAGSDAFSFVVTDLIGAKQNLAPLTQVYIARRKLVDYALYTRYRRKLQMH; via the coding sequence ATGAAGCCACTTCGTGATGTCGGCATTGTAGGTTATGGGGCATATATCCCCCGCTATCGCCTTCCGGCGAGCGAGGTTTCGCGGGTCTGGATGGAAGGGCATGCTGGCTTGCCCATCGAAGAGAAATCAGTGCCGGGACTGGACGAAGATACGGCAACCATGGCCATCGAAGCAGCACGTAACGCCCTGGTCCGTGCGGGCATTGCGGCACAAGAAATCCGCGCTGTATGGATTGGTAGTGAATCCCATCCCTATGCCGTGAAGCCGACCTCAACCATCGTGGCAGAAGCGATTGGAGCCACGCCACAGGTCAGCGCAGCCGATTGGGAATTCGCCTGCAAAGCAGGAACGGAGGCACTGCAGGCAGCTATCGCTCTCGTCGGCTCAGGGATGGCCGACTATGCCATGGCCATTGGAGCCGACACAGCCCAAGGACGTCCAGGGGATGCTTTGGAGTATACAACGGCAGCGGGGGGAGCAGCATATATCGTTGGGCCACGGGAGCAGAGCCTGGCTTACTTGGAAGGCTCATATTCCTATGTCACGGACACGCCGGATTTCTTTCGGCGTCCCTACCAGCATTATCCAGAGCATGGTGGGCGTTTCACTGGTGAGCCCGCCTATTTCAAACACATCACCCATGCCGTCGAAGCGCTATTGCACGAGCTAGGCTACACGCCGAAGGATTTCGCAGCAGCTGTTTTTCATCAGCCGAACACCAAATTCCCGCAGCGGGTAGCACAAATGCTGGGCTTTAGCAAGGAGCAGATTCGGGTTGGATTGCTGGCACCTAAAATAGGCAACACATATGCGGCTTCGTCCCTGCTTGGGCTGGCTGCTGTTCTGGATGAGGCTAGGCCGGGCGATCGTATCTTGCTTGCTTCCTTCGGTTCCGGAGCCGGCAGCGATGCTTTCTCTTTCGTCGTTACAGATCTAATCGGGGCAAAGCAGAATCTAGCTCCCCTGACTCAAGTGTACATCGCCCGACGTAAGCTAGTTGATTATGCCTTGTACACGCGCTACCGCAGAAAATTGCAGATGCACTAA
- a CDS encoding hydroxymethylglutaryl-CoA reductase, degradative — protein MNKSSRLSGFYKRSFTERIHLLQQFADLTDAEAEALCGIAGLSQAQADHMIENAIGTFGLPLGIATNFLINGRDYLIPMAIEEPSVVAGASFAARLVRDGGGFKTCSDEPLMIGQIQVLDVSDPWAARFELLAAKERILSLANEQDPVIVKLGGGARDLEVRVIEQSPTGPMLVVHLLYDTRDAMGANAVNTAVEAIAPLVAEISGGRTLLRILSNLADRRLARAKAVVPVSSLAHDEFSGEEVAQGIVEAWAFAAADPYRAATHNKGIMNGIDAVVIATGNDWRAVEAGAHSYAARNGCYTALSTWHLDEDGSLVGTLELPMAVGIVGGATRVHPAAKAALKLLGVKTARELAEIIVAVGLAQNLAALRALASEGIQRGHMKLHARQVAIAAGADGELVDRVVQAMLEERVIRLDRAEAILKRLKAEE, from the coding sequence ATGAATAAATCATCGCGACTCAGCGGGTTTTACAAGCGCAGTTTCACAGAGCGAATCCATCTACTGCAGCAGTTCGCTGACCTGACCGATGCGGAGGCAGAAGCTCTCTGTGGGATAGCAGGTCTCAGCCAGGCACAAGCAGATCACATGATCGAGAATGCCATCGGCACCTTTGGACTGCCCTTGGGCATTGCTACTAACTTTCTAATCAATGGCCGCGATTACCTGATACCGATGGCCATCGAAGAACCGTCAGTGGTTGCCGGGGCCAGCTTTGCGGCACGCCTAGTGCGGGATGGTGGCGGGTTCAAGACGTGCAGCGATGAGCCATTGATGATTGGACAGATCCAAGTGCTGGATGTCAGCGACCCGTGGGCAGCACGCTTCGAATTATTGGCTGCCAAGGAACGCATCCTGAGTCTAGCCAATGAACAGGACCCAGTCATTGTGAAATTGGGCGGCGGTGCACGAGACCTGGAAGTGCGTGTGATTGAGCAGAGTCCAACTGGGCCCATGTTAGTTGTGCACCTCCTGTACGATACGCGCGATGCCATGGGTGCGAACGCGGTGAACACTGCTGTCGAAGCGATTGCGCCACTGGTGGCGGAAATCAGCGGAGGGCGCACGCTGTTGCGTATTCTTTCCAACCTAGCCGATCGACGCCTGGCGCGAGCCAAAGCTGTCGTTCCCGTTTCTTCTTTAGCCCATGACGAATTCAGTGGCGAGGAAGTAGCACAGGGCATCGTGGAAGCCTGGGCTTTTGCTGCAGCGGACCCTTACCGCGCCGCTACGCACAACAAGGGCATCATGAATGGCATCGATGCAGTAGTCATCGCCACGGGCAATGACTGGCGGGCAGTGGAAGCCGGGGCTCACAGTTATGCTGCACGCAATGGTTGCTACACTGCGCTGAGCACTTGGCACCTGGATGAGGACGGCAGCCTGGTCGGCACACTGGAATTGCCCATGGCTGTAGGTATTGTCGGTGGTGCTACCAGGGTTCATCCTGCAGCCAAAGCGGCACTAAAGCTCCTGGGCGTCAAAACCGCACGCGAACTGGCGGAAATCATCGTAGCGGTGGGATTGGCTCAGAACCTGGCTGCGCTACGGGCGTTGGCTAGCGAGGGCATCCAACGCGGCCACATGAAACTGCACGCTCGCCAGGTAGCGATTGCTGCAGGAGCAGATGGCGAACTGGTGGATCGCGTGGTGCAAGCTATGCTTGAAGAGAGAGTGATCCGCCTGGATAGGGCGGAGGCAATTTTGAAGAGGTTGAAGGCAGAAGAATGA
- a CDS encoding glycerol-3-phosphate acyltransferase has product MQSVLLIIVGYLLGSIPTAYLAGRWLKGIDLREYGSGTVSGTGVIYHVGLGAGVVAGLLDVAKGALATWLVLRLGSSLTVGLLAGLAAVIGHNWPLYLKFKGGRGISPFMGVMLVVFPLGVLWLLLFLAAGRLLKLTALVAFCGILTLPLLTYITRQPTVVILTSIGMLLITVIKRLEANRLPLPSGPERRQVLIRRLLFDRDVDVNEEWVSRRPAG; this is encoded by the coding sequence ATGCAGAGTGTGCTATTGATTATTGTTGGCTACCTGCTGGGCTCAATCCCCACTGCCTACCTTGCTGGACGATGGCTCAAGGGGATTGATCTCCGCGAGTATGGCAGTGGAACAGTGAGCGGCACGGGTGTCATCTACCACGTTGGGCTCGGAGCTGGTGTAGTGGCTGGTCTGCTCGATGTAGCCAAGGGAGCTCTTGCTACCTGGCTGGTTCTGCGGTTAGGGTCCTCGCTGACAGTCGGCTTGCTTGCTGGTTTAGCGGCGGTCATTGGACACAACTGGCCCTTGTATCTGAAGTTTAAGGGTGGCAGAGGGATCAGTCCCTTCATGGGGGTCATGTTGGTCGTTTTCCCTCTGGGCGTACTCTGGCTGCTTTTGTTTCTAGCCGCTGGTCGATTGCTCAAACTCACTGCACTAGTGGCTTTCTGCGGTATCCTCACACTCCCGTTGCTGACCTACATAACCCGGCAACCCACAGTGGTAATCCTAACTTCCATTGGGATGCTGTTGATTACAGTGATAAAACGGTTGGAAGCCAACCGCCTACCCCTGCCATCCGGGCCAGAACGGCGCCAGGTCCTCATTCGCCGCCTCCTCTTTGATCGCGACGTGGATGTAAATGAAGAGTGGGTCTCCCGGCGTCCAGCAGGCTAA